CAACGGGGCGACGGCGATCAATTACAGCTTTGGATCGTCGACCGGCGGCGGCATCGAGGCGGCAACCGACAGCGCGGTGGCGCACGAGCTGGTGATTTCGGCGGCGGCGGGCAACGACAACGGCGGCGTCACGGGCTATCTGCAGAACCGTACCGACGTTTTGTGCGTGGCCTCGACGACCTCCAACGACACCCGTTCCAGTTTCTCCAATTACGGGCCGCAGGTGGATGTCGCGGCGCCGGGCTCCTCGATCTACAGCACCGTGTCGAACCACTACTCGCCGACGTACGCGCGGTTCAGCGGGACCTCGATGGCGGCGCCGCAGGTGGTCGGTCAGGTGGGGCTGATCCGATCGTTGAACCCGTCGCTGACGCGTCAGGACGTGTTCGACATCATTATCGGCACAGCCGACAACATCGACGCGCTCAATCCGGCCTATGTCGGGATGCTGGGATCGGGGCGAATCAACCTCAACAACTCGCTGCAGAATCTGGCGTCGACCAACTTCGCGGCCGATCCGCGCGTGGGACCGGCGCCTTTGTATGTGCAGTTCTACGACAGTTCGTTTACGCCGCCGACGGGGTGGACATGGTATTTCGGCGACGGAGACTCGGCCTTGATCCAGAACCCGTCGCATGTCTACGGTCCGGGGCTGTGGGATGTCACGCTGCGGACGCAGACGGCGCTGGGGACCGGGCTCAAGCAGAAGGTCAGTTACATCGCGGCGCTGGCGGAGACGCTGGCGGCGGTCGACACGGTCGCGCCGGCGGGCACGGTGGTGGCGGTTGATGTCTGGGCGACCAACTTCCAGCCGGTGAAGGAGATCATACTGCCGTTGCGGGCCACCAACATTCCCGGCTCGGCCACGCTGGACTCGATGGTGACGACCGGATGCCGCACGGATTATTTCGAGTACAAGCAACTGGTGTACGACGCGCGCACCACCGGCGCGGTGTGCATGCGGATGCGCGCCGACAACAATCAGAATGGCTCCCCGGCCCCGTTGGCGCCAGGCGCGGGGCCGATCGCGCGGCTGTGGTTTAAGATGAAAAGCAACGTGAACCCGGCCAACTTCATCACCGTCGACACGGCGACGCTGGGGATTTCGCAACTGCAGCTGAAGTTCAGCTCGCCGGTGCTGGACTTTGTGCCGACCTACAACGCCGGCATGGTCAATCTCTTTGTCCTGCCCGGGGACATC
Above is a genomic segment from bacterium containing:
- a CDS encoding S8 family serine peptidase; protein product: MLKRMLPAVCLCVAVFLWAAPGVATVRDDGHVNPSQGERIPGVLVIQLAEGYMPFGNKLQSNGATMGVPAVDQLNVKHGMSDYYPLFPRGSASAKSVAAGQSPMDRWHLLYFDPSADLDKLAAEYEALPEVERVDFDYFAYIMRTPDDALYPQMFQLNQGSDRDMDAPEAWEKTVGSPDIILADTDTGVLWSHEDLNANVWINPGEDLDGDRVVMDPSDMNGIDDDGNGYVDDLIGWDFVTSGSLVWPGEDGAIQDNDPNDFNGHGTHTSGTIAATTNNTVGVSGVAGGFGVSEPGCRIMCLRMGYSFDDGGQENGRTHMSYVAQAFTYAYRNGATAINYSFGSSTGGGIEAATDSAVAHELVISAAAGNDNGGVTGYLQNRTDVLCVASTTSNDTRSSFSNYGPQVDVAAPGSSIYSTVSNHYSPTYARFSGTSMAAPQVVGQVGLIRSLNPSLTRQDVFDIIIGTADNIDALNPAYVGMLGSGRINLNNSLQNLASTNFAADPRVGPAPLYVQFYDSSFTPPTGWTWYFGDGDSALIQNPSHVYGPGLWDVTLRTQTALGTGLKQKVSYIAALAETLAAVDTVAPAGTVVAVDVWATNFQPVKEIILPLRATNIPGSATLDSMVTTGCRTDYFEYKQLVYDARTTGAVCMRMRADNNQNGSPAPLAPGAGPIARLWFKMKSNVNPANFITVDTATLGISQLQLKFSSPVLDFVPTYNAGMVNLFVLPGDIDYDGAHTVIDVTLAVDHLFRSVPLPTPPDRVDANCDGEYNILDVIKVVEFAFRAGVPQPCP